The following coding sequences are from one Cydia splendana chromosome 15, ilCydSple1.2, whole genome shotgun sequence window:
- the LOC134797317 gene encoding uncharacterized protein LOC134797317 — MSKAAKSKKEHNVITALIEKYRKLPFLWKKEHEEYSNKAVREEGYKALLDIYQNWDEDSTITTLKKKIDNLRSNYLKEYKKVIASQQLGGKVHVPTLWYYHLLTFLNDRRNDDDDENGLHSQDPLEDDQSLDNGETIIKIEVEQPSDDETIEPIVKNEPSPSTLNTRKRKLGRPLIERSHPSELARRFLPNFQRNESWEVAYGKSIGHQMKDLKGEQLVICQKLISDAIFFAKLNKLNENSQVVNPDTEPQFLEHSYV, encoded by the exons ATGTCGAAGGCGGCGAAATCCAAAAAGGAACATAATGTTATAACAGCATTGATAGAGAAATATAGAAAATTGCCGTTTCTCTGGAAGAAGGAGCATGAAGAGTATTCGAATAAAGCAGTAAGGGAAGAAGGATACAAAGCGTTGCttgatatttatcaaaattgggATGAAGATAGTACTATAACGACGCTTAAGAAAAAAATTGATAACTTACGCTCGAATTACTTAAAGGAATATAAAAAG GTCATAGCATCACAACAACTAGGTGGTAAAGTTCATGTGCCAACTTTGTGGTATTACCATTTACTAACTTTCCTGAACGACCGacgtaatgatgatgatgacgagaATGGTTTACATTCACAGGACCCTTTAGAAGATGat CAATCATTGGACAATGGGGAAACTATCATAAAAATTGAAGTAGAGCAACCATCTGACGACGAAACAATTGAACCAATCGTAAAAAATGAACCCAGTCCCAGTACTCTAAACACTAGAAAAAGAAAACTAGGCAGACCACTAATAGAAAGATCACATCCTTCAGAATTAGCAAGAAGATTCCTTCCTAATTTTCAACGTAACGAATCCTGGGAAGTCGCATACGGTAAATCAATCGGGCATCAAATGAAGGATCTAAAGGGAGAACAGTTGGTGATCTGTCAGAAGCTAATTTCTGATGCTATATTTTTTGCCAAACTTAATAAGTTGAATGAAAATTCACAAGTTGTGAATCCTGACACGGAACCACAATTTCTGGAACATAGTTATGTCTAA
- the LOC134797315 gene encoding uncharacterized protein LOC134797315, which produces MAKATEQEVIRAVLETYRNMPFLWKKDNEDYLNKAAREEGYKVLLDIYHNWDGDCTMQALKKKIENLRSNYFKEKKKVIASHKAGGRVHVPNLWYYYLLTFLNKRGANEDDDLHSQDPLDNDQNEQTSDNEETIVKIEPSTRKRKLERPITERRSHPLETARKFLPMRYEPWEITYGKSIGHQMKDLKSDQLVICQKLISDAIFYAKLNKLNECSQVVNPDIPDTEPKFLVHSYVSDE; this is translated from the exons ATGGCGAAGGCAACAGAACAAGAAGTTATTAGAGCAGTACTAGAAACGTATAGAAATATGCCATTTCTCTGGAAAAAGGATAATGAAGATTATTTAAATAAAGCAGCTAGAGAAGAAGGTTATAAAGTGTTGCTCGATATATATCACAATTGGGATGGAGATTGTACTATGCAAGCGCTGAAGAAGAAAATTGAGAATTTACGCTCGAATTACTTTAAGGAAAAGAAAAAG GTGATAGCATCACACAAAGCCGGAGGTAGAGTGCATGTACCAAATTTGTGGTATTACTATTTACTGACTTTCCTGAACAAAAGAGGGGCCAACGAGGACGATGACTTGCACTCGCAAGATCCTTTAGATAACGATCAAAATGAG CAAACATCGGACAACGAAGAAACAATCGTAAAAATTGAACCCAGCACCCGCAAAAGGAAACTAGAAAGACCAATAACGGAGAGAAGATCTCACCCATTAGAGACAGCAAGAAAATTCCTCCCAATGCGTTATGAACCCTGGGAAATAACATACGGGAAATCCATCGGGCATCAAATGAAGGATCTAAAAAGTGATCAGTTGGTGATCTGTCAGAAACTTATATCTGATGCTATATTTTATGCCAAACTTAATAAATTGAATGAATGTTCACAAGTTGTGAATCCAGACATTCCGGACACGGAGCCTAAATTTCTTGTACATAGTTATGTGTCTGACGAATAA